In the genome of Fulvivirga maritima, one region contains:
- a CDS encoding class I SAM-dependent methyltransferase, with protein MHYKELNQTLGNVDIYLLDQILKGRFENKNRILDAGCGEGRNLTYFNNNGHDIYGIDTNPMAIKMLQMMYKVIPKDHFLGGSLEALPWKDEFFDAIVCSAVLHFAKDKASFKKMMAELTRVLKPRGVLFIRMASTIGLPFPKDPNFSFLISKEDIYDMQKELDLVNVEPIKSVMVEDKRSMLVWVLEKS; from the coding sequence ATGCACTACAAGGAGTTGAATCAGACGCTGGGTAATGTAGATATTTACCTGCTAGATCAGATTTTAAAAGGAAGATTTGAAAACAAAAACCGCATTTTAGATGCCGGCTGTGGAGAAGGGCGTAACCTGACCTATTTCAATAATAACGGACATGACATTTATGGCATTGATACCAACCCAATGGCCATAAAAATGTTGCAAATGATGTATAAAGTCATTCCTAAGGATCATTTTCTTGGAGGAAGCCTGGAGGCATTACCCTGGAAAGACGAGTTTTTTGATGCTATAGTCTGTAGTGCTGTGTTACACTTTGCTAAAGATAAGGCATCTTTTAAAAAAATGATGGCCGAGCTCACCAGAGTGCTTAAGCCCCGTGGTGTCCTATTTATTAGAATGGCCTCTACCATTGGTCTGCCTTTTCCTAAAGACCCTAATTTTAGTTTTTTGATTAGTAAGGAAGATATTTATGACATGCAGAAGGAATTAGACCTGGTCAATGTGGAGCCTATTAAATCGGTTATGGTGGAAGATAAAAGGTCTATGTTGGTTTGGGTATTGGAGAAATCCTAA
- a CDS encoding RDD family protein, with the protein METNTLDSTSHEAPRHIDYAGFWLRFVAILIDGIIIWVVMSFIITPILGVLGVGYFEAMQNTDPANYSDEEMFGMIATIWSGMMASIFLSQALYILYFSLMESSSTQGTLGKMALGIIVTDDKGEKLTFGKALVRNLCKILSAIIMYIGYIIAAFTDKKQALHDIIANTLVIRK; encoded by the coding sequence ATGGAAACAAATACTTTAGATTCAACTTCACATGAAGCTCCCAGGCATATCGATTATGCTGGTTTTTGGCTCAGGTTTGTAGCTATTCTTATTGATGGTATCATAATTTGGGTAGTTATGTCATTTATAATTACCCCTATACTTGGTGTATTGGGTGTTGGCTATTTTGAAGCCATGCAAAACACGGATCCTGCTAATTATTCTGATGAAGAAATGTTCGGAATGATAGCCACTATCTGGAGTGGTATGATGGCCTCTATATTTTTGTCTCAGGCCTTATACATTTTATACTTTTCCCTAATGGAATCGAGCAGCACCCAAGGTACTTTAGGTAAGATGGCATTGGGTATAATAGTTACTGATGATAAAGGGGAAAAGCTTACTTTCGGAAAAGCTTTAGTGAGAAACCTTTGCAAAATATTATCTGCTATTATTATGTATATAGGCTATATAATAGCTGCATTTACTGATAAAAAACAGGCTTTGCATGACATAATTGCCAATACTCTTGTCATCAGAAAATAA
- a CDS encoding RDD family protein has product METITLDTPEQRSDRHIEYAGFWRRLVAFVIDVLIIYILQFSIILPLMGVIGFTSVNIFREGPMETTESTTFFFLARTCCLISLMWVSLGYTLL; this is encoded by the coding sequence ATGGAAACAATCACTTTAGATACTCCTGAGCAGCGTTCTGACAGGCATATTGAATATGCTGGTTTCTGGCGACGTTTAGTAGCATTCGTTATTGATGTTTTAATAATATATATCCTTCAGTTTAGCATTATTTTACCTTTGATGGGCGTTATAGGGTTTACATCAGTAAACATTTTTAGAGAGGGACCTATGGAAACAACGGAAAGCACCACGTTTTTTTTTCTGGCGCGTACGTGTTGCTTAATCTCATTAATGTGGGTATCACTTGGATATACTTTGCTTTAA
- a CDS encoding RDD family protein, protein MESGDHQASFGKMTLGIIVTDKHGQKLTFAKATGRYFSKLVSYLTLFVGFIMAGFTEKKQALHDIIAGTLVIKK, encoded by the coding sequence ATGGAATCAGGAGACCATCAGGCCTCTTTTGGGAAAATGACTTTAGGAATAATAGTTACAGATAAGCATGGTCAGAAGCTGACCTTTGCTAAAGCTACAGGAAGGTATTTTTCGAAATTAGTATCTTACCTTACGTTATTTGTAGGCTTTATTATGGCAGGCTTTACAGAAAAGAAACAAGCGCTGCATGATATAATAGCCGGTACTTTGGTCATTAAAAAATAA
- a CDS encoding RDD family protein: METTTLDSPIQDKPKYFDYAGFWLRFIAAFIDGILLTIIQWAIFLPVLGLIGFGSTNVLDPDSIDSGILSAVSGSTIYLNLFSMLLGWLYFALMESGNNQATLGKMALGLKVTDMHGEKLSFANATGRHFAKIISYIIIFIGFIMAGFTEKKQALHDIMAGTLVIRK; encoded by the coding sequence ATGGAAACAACAACTTTAGATTCACCTATACAGGACAAACCGAAATACTTTGACTATGCTGGTTTTTGGCTGCGATTCATAGCTGCATTCATTGATGGCATCCTACTTACTATTATACAGTGGGCGATTTTTCTTCCTGTTTTAGGATTAATAGGTTTTGGCTCCACTAATGTTTTGGATCCTGATTCAATAGATTCAGGTATACTATCCGCGGTCTCAGGGTCTACTATCTACTTGAATTTATTTAGTATGCTATTAGGGTGGCTTTATTTTGCTTTGATGGAATCAGGCAATAACCAAGCAACCCTTGGGAAAATGGCCCTTGGTCTTAAAGTGACAGATATGCATGGAGAAAAACTCTCATTTGCTAATGCTACAGGAAGGCATTTTGCAAAAATAATCAGTTACATCATTATATTCATTGGCTTTATTATGGCAGGCTTTACAGAAAAGAAACAAGCACTGCATGATATAATGGCCGGTACTTTAGTAATTAGAAAATAA
- a CDS encoding RDD family protein: METTTLDSPVQNSPKYFDYAGFWLRFVALFIDGILLSIVQWIVILPIMGLIGFGSADMMDPDAMASGDMDGMFGMLTGVSIFINLISTVLVWLYFALMESGNNQATLGKMALGLKVTDMHGEKLSFANATGRYFAKIISYIILLIGFIMAAFTEKKQALHDMIAGTLVVKK, from the coding sequence ATGGAAACAACAACTTTAGATTCACCTGTACAGAACTCACCGAAATACTTTGATTATGCTGGTTTTTGGCTTCGGTTTGTAGCTTTATTCATAGATGGAATACTTCTCTCTATTGTGCAATGGATAGTGATTCTGCCGATTATGGGATTAATTGGCTTTGGTTCAGCTGATATGATGGATCCAGATGCTATGGCTTCTGGCGACATGGATGGAATGTTTGGCATGTTGACAGGAGTGTCAATTTTCATCAACTTAATAAGTACTGTATTGGTTTGGCTCTACTTTGCATTGATGGAATCAGGCAATAACCAAGCAACCCTTGGGAAAATGGCCCTTGGTCTTAAAGTAACGGATATGCATGGAGAAAAACTCTCATTTGCTAATGCTACAGGAAGGTATTTTGCGAAAATAATCAGCTACATTATCTTGCTTATTGGCTTCATAATGGCTGCCTTTACTGAAAAGAAGCAAGCTCTACATGATATGATTGCTGGCACTTTAGTAGTTAAGAAATAA